From the genome of Leptolyngbya subtilissima AS-A7, one region includes:
- a CDS encoding 2'-5' RNA ligase family protein, whose protein sequence is MSNSLILTLKLDQTTFERANTLRQQHFPPERNVVPAHIILFHQLPGDRESAISHSLETLCAQTKHFPFSLPSPKLLGNGVAISVSSPELIQLHKDLATAWDEWLIPQDRQGYRPHITIQNKVDSNAARQLYEELEAQWQSMTGWGEGLLLWYYQKGPWELAREFCFAQ, encoded by the coding sequence ATGAGTAATTCTCTAATTTTGACGCTGAAGTTAGACCAAACCACTTTCGAGCGAGCAAACACGTTACGCCAGCAGCACTTTCCCCCAGAGCGAAATGTCGTTCCGGCCCACATTATTTTGTTTCATCAGTTGCCGGGCGATCGCGAATCGGCTATTTCCCACAGCTTGGAAACCCTGTGCGCTCAGACAAAGCACTTTCCTTTTTCTTTGCCTTCGCCCAAGTTGCTTGGCAACGGCGTCGCTATCAGCGTTAGTTCTCCTGAGCTGATTCAGCTACACAAAGACCTAGCAACCGCCTGGGACGAATGGCTCATCCCCCAAGATCGCCAGGGCTACCGTCCGCACATCACCATTCAAAATAAGGTGGATTCCAATGCAGCCCGCCAGCTATATGAAGAACTGGAGGCACAATGGCAATCTATGACGGGTTGGGGAGAAGGCTTGTTGCTGTGGTACTACCAAAAAGGACCTTGGGAGTTAGCCCGGGAATTTTGCTTTGCCCAATAG
- a CDS encoding response regulator: MQPEYRQCGYGDETNCADWLSLDYLLHLASPQAVQMDADHGDLLVEECQNNYINFDGNLSSLKGLRVLIVDGDVDTLDIFSFVLQGREAEVFATTSTTEAIDKATNWYPDVLICDISLPGQDGYALVHELRSLQTDPDKFLCAIAVTTLLKQQDCLKLLSQNFRSESFQKYLPKPTDVYELVAAVAELTGLKPNRWR, encoded by the coding sequence ATGCAGCCAGAATATCGTCAATGCGGATACGGCGACGAAACGAACTGTGCTGACTGGCTAAGTCTAGATTATTTGTTGCATTTAGCCAGCCCTCAAGCAGTGCAAATGGATGCAGACCATGGCGATTTGCTAGTAGAAGAATGTCAAAACAACTACATCAATTTTGATGGCAATCTATCTTCCCTAAAGGGCCTACGGGTTTTGATAGTTGATGGAGATGTCGATACTTTAGACATCTTTAGTTTTGTGCTGCAAGGAAGAGAAGCAGAGGTCTTCGCAACTACTTCGACCACCGAAGCAATTGATAAGGCAACTAACTGGTATCCCGATGTTTTGATCTGTGATATCAGCCTTCCAGGTCAAGATGGCTATGCCCTAGTTCACGAGCTAAGAAGTTTGCAGACCGACCCAGACAAATTTTTGTGTGCCATTGCGGTGACAACGCTGCTTAAACAACAGGACTGTCTAAAGCTTTTATCACAGAATTTTCGATCGGAAAGCTTCCAGAAGTATCTCCCCAAGCCAACCGATGTTTATGAACTTGTTGCTGCTGTTGCGGAGTTGACAGGACTTAAACCAAACCGATGGCGCTAA
- a CDS encoding LuxR C-terminal-related transcriptional regulator has product MTTSLKLLFEGIHQAEDEDSLRSQLAPQLGEYFAAKRSGIFFFDQLLVDQKFQTVLNLALSLEHNPVARYIAERHTPVHEGLVTTPKAWKLICPRPDHWHVMAGPIVDRGQVVGSVGCTREKSMPAFDTQNLADLSAVCLHLSAWTASVRLTRSTTPQPQHQSFNTSRLTPRELQIADLVALGRTNAEIGNELWITENSVKQALKRMFRKLNVSSRAELVAQISAMQPHFSK; this is encoded by the coding sequence ATGACCACTTCCTTGAAGCTTTTATTTGAAGGAATTCACCAAGCAGAGGATGAAGACAGCTTGCGATCGCAGCTTGCGCCACAACTTGGGGAGTACTTTGCTGCCAAGCGATCTGGAATCTTTTTCTTCGACCAGCTTTTAGTAGATCAAAAGTTTCAAACCGTTCTCAACCTTGCCCTATCTCTCGAACACAATCCTGTAGCGCGTTACATCGCGGAACGCCATACACCCGTTCACGAAGGATTGGTGACAACACCCAAGGCCTGGAAATTAATCTGTCCACGTCCGGATCACTGGCATGTAATGGCAGGTCCGATTGTTGATCGTGGTCAAGTCGTGGGTTCAGTGGGATGTACCCGCGAAAAATCGATGCCTGCTTTTGATACTCAAAATTTAGCCGATCTAAGTGCCGTCTGTTTGCACCTGTCTGCTTGGACTGCAAGTGTGAGACTTACCCGCAGCACGACTCCACAACCCCAACATCAATCGTTTAACACCAGCCGACTAACACCGCGTGAGTTACAAATTGCTGATTTGGTAGCTTTGGGGCGAACCAATGCAGAGATTGGGAATGAACTTTGGATTACCGAAAATTCTGTCAAGCAAGCTTTGAAGCGAATGTTCCGTAAGCTGAATGTTTCGTCGCGTGCAGAACTAGTTGCACAAATCTCCGCCATGCAACCCCATTTTTCTAAGTAA
- a CDS encoding Crp/Fnr family transcriptional regulator, protein MSNIQKFDLPKNHLLAVLPTEAYERLVPHLELVSLTNYQSIYDVDEPVSYVYFPHHSLISLVTSMENGSTIEVSLVGREGMAGILAILGGKTKAHRAYVQNPGQAMRMSAAALKAEFDRGGPLQSILLRYCQALFSQAAQYVACNRFHSTEERLARWLLLVRDCLQSDTFILTQEFIGEMLGVPRSSVTIAAGNLSQASVIRYTRGRVTILDGEALENCSCECYGAIQREFAHLLGPL, encoded by the coding sequence ATGTCCAACATTCAAAAATTCGACCTCCCTAAAAATCATTTGCTTGCGGTTTTACCAACGGAAGCATATGAACGGCTAGTTCCCCATTTAGAACTGGTTTCACTGACGAACTATCAGTCTATTTACGACGTTGATGAACCTGTTTCCTATGTTTACTTTCCGCACCACTCACTAATTTCCCTAGTTACCTCAATGGAAAATGGCTCTACCATTGAGGTTAGCTTAGTAGGGCGGGAAGGAATGGCAGGTATTTTGGCTATTTTGGGCGGTAAAACCAAGGCCCATCGAGCCTATGTGCAGAATCCAGGTCAGGCTATGCGCATGAGTGCCGCAGCGTTAAAGGCTGAGTTCGATCGCGGTGGACCGTTACAAAGCATCCTGCTGCGCTACTGTCAGGCTCTTTTTAGCCAAGCGGCTCAGTATGTTGCCTGTAATCGGTTTCACTCAACTGAGGAGCGGCTGGCCCGCTGGCTCTTGCTAGTGCGAGACTGCTTGCAAAGCGATACATTTATACTGACTCAAGAGTTTATAGGGGAAATGTTGGGTGTTCCCCGTTCTAGTGTCACGATAGCTGCTGGCAACCTGAGTCAGGCTAGTGTAATTCGCTACACCCGTGGTCGGGTCACGATTTTGGATGGTGAAGCTTTAGAAAACTGTTCCTGTGAATGCTATGGCGCTATTCAAAGGGAGTTTGCCCATTTGCTAGGTCCCCTATAG
- a CDS encoding precorrin-8X methylmutase, whose product MKAPYLTIKELTDAVGGVTPRMVRHYHTLGLLPPVQRSEGNYRLYTQQDVQRLQRVIALKQQGFQLSHIRQLLDSQSEELTNPTLMTQLQQQYRAVIEQITRLRQTATALEGLLGRDRDCQSTQAEVLAQIKQLDVNTQEELGKLDQIWSNLDAATTAHPEAFQESLQRLLPDLSDYSEVTVHLLHQLVLACGDVSLINFVSLSPSAVASAREALKAKCCIVTDLPSVAATLDRTRLAHLGCPIATLIDDPHITGVSEAEQTFYNHPAWQERLRQIPKGSVLVIGYAPSVLLAACQLIEQQQIEPALVIGMPIGFSHAPAAKRRLAETKVAHITIQGSFGGGLLASVTLNSLVETLIEKPDCHCYLTRS is encoded by the coding sequence ATGAAGGCTCCATACCTAACCATCAAAGAACTCACAGACGCGGTTGGTGGCGTCACCCCCCGCATGGTGAGGCACTACCACACCCTGGGGTTGCTGCCGCCCGTGCAGCGCTCCGAGGGCAACTACCGCCTCTACACCCAGCAAGACGTGCAGCGCCTCCAGCGCGTGATTGCCCTCAAGCAGCAGGGGTTTCAGCTCTCGCACATTCGCCAGCTACTCGACAGCCAGTCCGAAGAACTCACCAATCCCACATTGATGACCCAGCTACAGCAGCAGTATCGCGCCGTGATTGAGCAAATCACTCGGCTGCGGCAGACGGCAACGGCGCTAGAGGGGCTGCTAGGGCGCGATCGCGATTGCCAGAGCACCCAGGCCGAGGTGCTGGCCCAGATCAAGCAGCTAGACGTGAATACCCAGGAGGAGCTCGGCAAACTCGACCAGATCTGGTCAAATCTAGATGCCGCCACAACAGCGCACCCAGAAGCATTTCAAGAGTCCCTACAACGGTTGCTCCCCGACCTGTCTGACTACTCTGAAGTCACAGTTCATTTGCTGCATCAGCTCGTGCTGGCCTGTGGCGACGTTAGCTTGATCAACTTTGTCAGCTTGAGCCCTAGTGCCGTTGCCTCTGCTCGCGAAGCGCTTAAAGCGAAGTGTTGTATTGTGACAGACTTGCCAAGCGTCGCCGCCACCCTCGATCGCACTCGGTTAGCGCATTTGGGATGTCCGATCGCAACCCTGATTGATGATCCTCACATTACGGGAGTCAGTGAAGCAGAGCAAACGTTTTACAACCATCCAGCTTGGCAAGAACGGCTACGGCAGATACCCAAGGGGTCTGTGCTGGTCATCGGATACGCCCCTTCAGTGCTGCTTGCGGCCTGCCAGCTGATTGAGCAGCAGCAAATCGAGCCCGCCCTCGTCATTGGCATGCCGATTGGGTTTAGCCATGCGCCAGCGGCAAAGCGGCGACTGGCGGAGACAAAAGTTGCTCACATCACGATTCAAGGCAGCTTCGGTGGTGGGCTTTTAGCATCAGTGACGTTAAATTCTTTAGTGGAAACGCTCATTGAAAAGCCAGATTGTCACTGTTACCTTACCCGTTCTTAG
- the topA gene encoding type I DNA topoisomerase, with protein sequence MANLLLIESPGKVKKLGQILGSGWVIKASMGHVRELANDGEDALGFDLGADSINCRYQPRDDRAQKVLAELRQAVKAAACVYIATDPDREGETIGWHLQQALNLKHPRRVVYSEITSQAVRAAIAQPRTLNQSLVAAGRARDCLDKLVGYTGSRHVVWPLNNGAKSMGRVQSATLHLLCVRERAIQAFVPQDYWSVWVTYGEGFKAFYRTSPKPQRPPAKDAEDKGAEQESERVTSQERADQLVASAQTHPHHVLHIEGKQATQSPPPPFVTSTLQQAAGSKLHFSPEHTMKVAQALYEKGHITYMRTDSITLSAPFCESVRQYLEQHDPTNLPRKTTQHRAIKGSQEAHEAIRPTDVNHLPQHLQRELSAEQARLYELIWNRAVASQCAPARLRKTRIVTQSGDAYWEARGQVLEFAGYTRYWNNLSADAVLPALTQGQPLQLAQAQADAKQTQPPPRYSEPKLVKLMEQKGIGRPSTYAPTIKTLRQREYVDLLQGKLQPTALGLELDGALEKLLPDLIQPEFTAQMETALDAIATGDQEWQAYLLNWNRNYFAPAIAQAKSQLLSLPTFAEHPPAPGGKSSERSSVTKAKPANGQPTKTKCPTCGEAMTKLPSRSKKMKAKHFLKCSGPGCSTVMFWNAKAKRYELPQAQRQALSSDLFTDHPCPVCGALLERYAYTKDGQDKVMLRCSLLENRRGKCKEVAFFQSQGEFWSPKFGTLKISAPSP encoded by the coding sequence ATGGCCAATTTGCTGCTGATTGAAAGCCCTGGCAAGGTGAAGAAGCTCGGGCAAATTTTGGGTTCGGGCTGGGTGATCAAAGCCAGCATGGGCCACGTGCGCGAACTTGCCAATGACGGCGAAGATGCCCTCGGCTTTGATCTGGGGGCAGACTCTATTAACTGCCGCTACCAACCTCGTGATGACCGCGCCCAAAAGGTGTTGGCTGAGCTGCGCCAGGCGGTCAAAGCCGCCGCTTGCGTCTACATCGCCACAGACCCCGATCGCGAAGGCGAAACCATTGGCTGGCATTTGCAGCAGGCGCTCAACCTAAAGCACCCTCGGCGGGTGGTCTACAGCGAAATTACCTCCCAGGCGGTGAGAGCGGCGATCGCCCAGCCCCGCACCCTCAACCAGAGCCTAGTCGCTGCCGGACGCGCCCGCGACTGCCTTGATAAGCTGGTGGGCTACACCGGCAGTCGCCACGTAGTCTGGCCCCTAAACAACGGCGCAAAATCTATGGGTCGGGTGCAGAGCGCTACCCTGCACTTGCTCTGCGTCAGGGAGAGAGCCATTCAGGCCTTTGTCCCCCAAGACTACTGGAGCGTGTGGGTGACCTACGGCGAGGGGTTCAAAGCGTTTTATCGCACCAGCCCTAAGCCGCAGCGGCCGCCGGCCAAAGATGCGGAAGATAAGGGTGCTGAGCAGGAGTCTGAGCGGGTGACCTCCCAAGAGCGGGCCGATCAGCTGGTGGCGAGCGCTCAAACCCATCCCCATCATGTTCTACACATTGAAGGCAAACAGGCCACCCAATCGCCCCCGCCCCCCTTTGTTACCTCCACCTTGCAGCAGGCGGCTGGTTCCAAACTGCACTTCAGCCCCGAGCACACTATGAAGGTGGCCCAAGCGCTCTATGAAAAGGGCCACATCACCTACATGCGCACCGATTCGATTACACTCTCCGCCCCCTTTTGCGAGTCGGTGCGCCAGTACCTAGAGCAGCACGACCCCACTAACTTGCCGCGCAAAACCACCCAGCATCGCGCCATCAAAGGCTCCCAAGAAGCCCACGAAGCGATTCGCCCTACCGATGTCAATCACCTGCCCCAGCACCTTCAGCGAGAACTCTCTGCTGAGCAGGCTCGCCTCTACGAGCTGATCTGGAACCGGGCGGTGGCCTCGCAATGTGCCCCGGCGCGCCTGCGCAAAACTCGCATTGTCACTCAGTCGGGCGACGCCTACTGGGAAGCCCGCGGCCAGGTGCTCGAGTTTGCCGGCTACACCCGCTACTGGAACAACCTCAGCGCCGATGCAGTGCTGCCTGCCCTAACCCAGGGGCAACCCCTGCAACTCGCACAGGCCCAGGCGGATGCTAAGCAGACTCAGCCGCCGCCCCGCTACAGCGAGCCGAAGCTGGTGAAGCTAATGGAGCAAAAAGGGATTGGTCGCCCCAGCACCTACGCCCCAACCATCAAAACCCTCAGGCAGCGGGAGTATGTGGATCTGCTTCAGGGCAAGCTACAGCCCACCGCGTTGGGACTGGAGCTTGATGGAGCCCTGGAGAAGCTCCTGCCAGACCTGATTCAGCCAGAGTTTACGGCCCAGATGGAAACGGCCCTGGATGCGATCGCCACTGGCGATCAGGAGTGGCAGGCCTATCTGCTCAACTGGAACCGGAATTATTTTGCCCCGGCGATCGCCCAAGCCAAGTCCCAACTCCTTTCCCTACCGACCTTTGCCGAGCATCCCCCGGCACCGGGAGGGAAGTCTTCTGAGCGATCGTCAGTTACCAAGGCCAAGCCTGCTAATGGTCAACCGACCAAAACCAAATGCCCCACCTGCGGCGAGGCGATGACCAAACTTCCCTCCCGTTCTAAGAAGATGAAAGCGAAGCACTTTCTCAAATGCTCAGGCCCCGGCTGCAGCACCGTCATGTTTTGGAATGCTAAGGCCAAACGCTATGAGCTGCCCCAAGCCCAGCGCCAGGCTCTCAGTTCAGACCTGTTTACCGACCATCCCTGCCCTGTCTGCGGTGCTTTACTTGAGCGCTACGCCTACACCAAAGACGGGCAGGACAAAGTCATGCTGCGCTGCTCACTCCTAGAAAATCGCCGGGGCAAATGTAAGGAAGTCGCCTTCTTTCAGAGCCAAGGGGAGTTTTGGTCGCCCAAATTCGGCACCTTGAAGATATCGGCCCCTAGTCCTTAG
- a CDS encoding DJ-1/PfpI family protein — protein sequence MTNLQNYTIGLVFYPGMTSLDILGPQQVFSGLPGVKIHRIWKTLDPVKTDDGMMVLPDTTFENCPRLDVICVGGGLEMPAIEDDPEILAFLREQGSTAKFITSVCGGSILLAKAGLLEGYRAATHWAAREQLAALGVEVGTERVVVDRNRITGGGVTAGIDFGLTIASILYGEETAKIVQLLLEYNPAPPFDAGSPEKAGPKLVNKAMLFMQQMSSLELAK from the coding sequence ATGACTAACTTGCAAAATTACACCATTGGTTTAGTCTTTTATCCTGGTATGACTTCGCTGGATATTCTTGGCCCACAGCAAGTTTTTAGCGGGCTACCTGGTGTCAAAATTCATCGGATCTGGAAAACACTTGATCCAGTCAAAACCGATGATGGAATGATGGTTCTACCCGATACTACGTTTGAAAATTGCCCGCGCTTAGATGTGATCTGTGTTGGTGGTGGCTTAGAAATGCCAGCGATAGAAGACGATCCAGAGATATTAGCATTTCTCCGTGAACAAGGCAGCACTGCTAAATTTATCACCTCAGTCTGCGGCGGATCGATACTTTTGGCGAAAGCAGGATTGCTCGAAGGCTATCGGGCGGCTACTCACTGGGCTGCCCGCGAGCAGCTCGCTGCATTGGGCGTTGAAGTGGGCACCGAGAGGGTTGTGGTCGATCGCAATCGAATTACGGGTGGCGGTGTGACAGCCGGAATTGATTTTGGGTTGACGATCGCGAGTATTCTTTACGGTGAGGAAACCGCCAAGATTGTTCAATTATTGCTGGAGTACAATCCCGCCCCTCCATTTGATGCCGGTTCCCCTGAAAAGGCGGGTCCTAAATTGGTCAATAAGGCGATGCTATTTATGCAGCAGATGTCGAGTTTAGAACTAGCAAAATAA